In Lewinellaceae bacterium, the genomic stretch AAATTCAAGATACGACACTGCCTTATGAAATTGAATTGACGTATGCGGGTTATGATTCCGAAAAATTCAAGCCTTTGATCCATGCGGTCAATAAAACGGCATTATGGATTGCGGCGCAACTGGATGAAGTGATCGTGACGGCCGCTGGTCAACGACGCAATAAATTGATGGGCAGGGTGGCCGGTATCCAGTTTTTTGACCGGTCCATTGATGAAGTGGCGGAGTCGGTCTTCCCGGAGGAATCGTATGCTGCGATTGAGGAGAACGGATTCAAACGGACGGACCAGGACCCCGTGACCACTTTCTCCATTGATGTTGACCGGGCCTCCTACGCCAATGTGAAGCGCTACCTGCAACAGCGTCAGCTTCCTCCGCCGGATGCGGTGCGCATCGAAGAAATGATCAATTATTTTTCCTATCAGTACCCGGAACCATCGGATGGAAAACCGCTTACTGTAACGACCAGTGTCGCATCATGTCCCTGGAATACCGAACATCAATTATTGCGTATTGGCTTACAAGGGAAGCGTATCGCAACAGCCGATTTGCCACCTTCCAATCTCGTGTTTCTGCTGGATGTCTCAGGATCCATGGATGAATGGAATAAGTTGCCTCTGGTCAAATCGGCCATGGAGGTCCTAGTGGACCAGTTGCGGGAAGAGGACCGGGTAGCGATTGTCGTTTATGCCGGTGCCGCCGGCGTGGTGCTGAATGCAACACCTGGAGGCGCAAAAGGCAAGATCAAAGCAGCATTGCATAACCTGGAAGCGGGGGGGGCGACCGCTGGGGGAGCAGGGATCAAACTCGCGTACCAGATCGCTCAGGAGCATTTCATTACGGATGGCAATAACCGGATCATTCTGGCCACCGACGGTGATTTTAATGTGGGAATCCAGTCTGCAGGAGAATTACAACGGCTGATTGAAGAACAGCGCGATAAAGGTGTTTACCTGACCTGTCTTGGTTTTGGGATGGGGAATCTGAAAGATAACAATCTGGAGACCCTGGCCGATCATGGCAATGGGAATTATGCTTACATCAATGACGCCCAGGAAGCCGAGAAAATATTTGTGAGGGAATTCGGCGGCACTTTGTTTACCATAGCCAAGGACGTCAAGCTCCAATTGGAATTCAACCCCCACAAGGTGCAAAGTTACCGGCTGGTCGGTTACGAAAACCGGATGCTTGAAAATGAAGCGTTTGCCAATGACAAAAAAGATGCCGGCGATCTGGGTGCCGGACATACGGTGACTGCATTGTACGAATTAGTGCCTGCAGGGGTGGATGATATCTATGCCGGAAAATCCGAGCCACTAAAATATCAGCAGGTAACCAGGGATAAATTCGTCACCGAATTGGCAACGCTGAAAGTACGATATAAAAACCCCGATGCACTTCGCAGTCAGTTGCTGGAGTACATTATTCCTTCGGATGAATCTGAAGTCTCAGCCGACGGTTCGTTTGCGTCTGCTGTTGCTTTATTTGGAATGTTGCTCAGGCATTCGGAATTTTTGCAGTCCGGCGATTATGCCCAGGTCCTGTCGCTTGCAGAACCAGGATTAAGCAACGATCCCGACGGAGAGCGCGCGGAGTTTATTCAAATGGTAAAAATCGCCCGGAAATTGAATCGGTAATTAAATAATACTACCCATTATTTCGCAATCCTATTCACAATCTGCTTCATTGAATTCATCCAACTGCTTTTTATAACTGGCGTAGAAAGCATTGTCAAAACAAGCATTGGAATTGACATAATCCTTTAATGCATTGACATAAGAAAGGCAATTTTCTTTGGTAGGCGTCTCTACGAAGGCATTAAGTGCATCCACTACCGCATTGGCTTTGGTTTCACAATTGACCGCCGGGCTGGATTTTTTGC encodes the following:
- a CDS encoding von Willebrand factor type A domain-containing protein, producing MKRFAYSIVLALVCLYGNSQSIIQGVVYDGDSGDLLIGVNVVLFPLKTTAVTGMDGTYRFEIQDTTLPYEIELTYAGYDSEKFKPLIHAVNKTALWIAAQLDEVIVTAAGQRRNKLMGRVAGIQFFDRSIDEVAESVFPEESYAAIEENGFKRTDQDPVTTFSIDVDRASYANVKRYLQQRQLPPPDAVRIEEMINYFSYQYPEPSDGKPLTVTTSVASCPWNTEHQLLRIGLQGKRIATADLPPSNLVFLLDVSGSMDEWNKLPLVKSAMEVLVDQLREEDRVAIVVYAGAAGVVLNATPGGAKGKIKAALHNLEAGGATAGGAGIKLAYQIAQEHFITDGNNRIILATDGDFNVGIQSAGELQRLIEEQRDKGVYLTCLGFGMGNLKDNNLETLADHGNGNYAYINDAQEAEKIFVREFGGTLFTIAKDVKLQLEFNPHKVQSYRLVGYENRMLENEAFANDKKDAGDLGAGHTVTALYELVPAGVDDIYAGKSEPLKYQQVTRDKFVTELATLKVRYKNPDALRSQLLEYIIPSDESEVSADGSFASAVALFGMLLRHSEFLQSGDYAQVLSLAEPGLSNDPDGERAEFIQMVKIARKLNR